In Cryptomeria japonica chromosome 10, Sugi_1.0, whole genome shotgun sequence, a genomic segment contains:
- the LOC131029136 gene encoding non-specific lipid-transfer protein A-like has product MARAMKSVWEFVYVVVAAMAMIRAGAYASISCMTVASDLTPCAGFISGAAAQPAKACCDGIRSLNAAAKTKADRQAACKCIKSLLGPALNYTRAAELPKRCGVDIGIPISRSVDCSK; this is encoded by the coding sequence ATGGCAAGAGCAATGAAGAGTGTGTGGGAATTCGTTTATGTTGTGGTAGCAGCAATGGCAATGATTAGAGCAGGGGCATACGCCTCTATTTCGTGTATGACTGTTGCTTCTGATTTAACCCCCTGTGCCGGCTTTATTTCAGGGGCAGCCGCTCAGCCGGCCAAGGCATGCTGTGACGGCATTAGGAGTCTGAATGCCGCCGCCAAGACAAAAGCGGACAGGCAAGCCGCTTGTAAGTGCATAAAGTCTCTTTTAGGCCCCGCTCTTAACTATACTAGAGCCGCCGAATTGCCCAAACGCTGCGGGGTAGACATTGGCATACCCATCAGCCGTTCAGTGGACTGCTCCAAGTAA